CTTCAGAAAATTCTATCTCTTTTGTCTCAAATACAGCCATTCACCATCAGAGATAAAGAAATGACaggataagaaaaaaattatgaaacaatTTTGCAGTTATCTGGTAATATTGATaagtattttaatatttaattttagtttgtattaattttttaagGCCAGAAGTTGAGGTTTTTCGAGCTATTCTTTtgttttaaattcatatttaaGCTATTTAGTTTTTTAAACAGGTAATATACCTTTGGGCTTTATTGTTTCTGaaggataatattataacaatttgtaaattttttatttaatagagacgataattatttaattttggaCAATAGAGAAGatccaaaatcaaatcaaatcttttgtTGTTATTTATGTTTCAGCAATGGCCTTTGCTCTATATACCTTGGTTAATGGCTTACACGATGGTGACTGTTCTTGTGTTAGCGCAGCTAGTTTATTTGATAGTTGATAATTTTCTCCTTCCTCACATccttctcggatttcaagcatGTGAGTTGAACGTTTGTCGAAAATTGCTCgcttttatttttctattgtaggTACCGTATTCATGTtctttgtatgaaaataaactGTTGAATATGGTACATCTTTCATGTCTGAGAAATTACGTTTCAGGGGTTTGGAGTATGCTTGTTCAgcttttgtaaatcattcagCATCAATTCACTCATAATTTGGTGGTTTGATTAGGAGAGGAAAAATGGAGCCTCAACCCTCTTATTCCCTCTTTAACAACCTCTCCTTGCTTTATAGCCTTATTAGCCTTTTATCTGGAAACAGTATATCTTATTAGTCAtgtgattaaatatatttataatttaaagagcAAAATATGGAAATCCCTCTACTAATTAAAGTTAATGTAATACCTATTTGGTTTCATGTTTGTAGTTTTTCCTAAAAATGCGTGTTTTCTAAGATTCTCATTATAACCAAAGCATTTACTGTAATTGTTTTCAGGTATAAACATTTTTGCCATATGGATTGGTTGTAATTTTTACGAAGAAACTAGAGAGAAAGGTGAGATGTTGAAGTAAATTAAACTAATTGTGTTCAGTTTTACAGTAACGTTTGTGAATTTTCAGACAGGAATAGGcttcaataaatataattaataggTAGGTACTGTTCTAGGATGAAAAAACACAATATCACCCCACAGTAAAACCTCAATTGAAGGCTTCTGATAccaatctgtcaattttgtacCTATTATGATAATTGTTTTACAGATGGAAAACCGTTTGTTGACAATATACTTTGATTTTTGCTAGTCCAAACCaaggaataattttaattttctgaGAAACTGttgattttcaatttgtatttctatagttttgATCGACGAGAAAGATCAGAATAGattttgaaattgttgtttctttCCAATGAAGTGAACTCAAAAActcaaattttcattagggtAGGTTCTCAAATCATTCATTAAATTAGTCACTTACTATTTATGAGATCATGTTCAGTacttcaaaaaatatgtttcaGTGAGAGCAGAGAAAAAGAGGCACATGGATCAAAGGCAAGAAGTGACCAGGGAATCGGTTACGCGGTACAGCGATTATTAATGCCTATGAAAATAAAGATAAACATATACCCGAGTTTTATTCAAGTACCGGTATTCTTTTATACGGTAGCTTTATCGCTCAAAAGtcaaatgagaaaatatttacCATTATAgattaatgataaaataaaataattctaatacccacatgaataaattattatttgtcataGGTAcgcatcaatcaataaatcaggCAATTGTGTCTACGAAGCATTCACCACTTTGCTATCATAATTAGACAATCACCTTTTCAAGTACGGTATCATCCACACTGTTGTGAACAACAAAAaacctttgaaaaatattttataaatttgagtTTCAAGCACTCAAATGAAGCACCCAATGTCTTTTTACCGTTAGATCATAATGGGACACTTCTTTCTCTAGTGAATTGATTGACGAAGATAAGAAAAcctattacaattttaattagtAGATATCGTACcgtagtttttttcaattaagaATATGAAAATTCCTCTTTACTAATGTTTTTCCAGTAATAATGTGAGATAATTGTTCAAATAAAATGCGGAATGagtttgaaatttgacaaaATGTGTAAATTTATTGATACCATTACCATACCACATAGTGGTGGCTATTATTTCTTAAAactatcattcataaattgatgtGTCACATTGAATCTATTGGACATTTACTTAGTTCTTAGTAACATCATTATCAATCGAACCATTTACATTCACATATTCAAAGTCGAGTCGAATAGTTAATTATTTAGTAtcagtttttcaatttcaaaatggtTTTTTCTACATATAGTATTTTTGCccgattgaataaataaattgaaatattgataagAATTGGGCTTGAAAGAATGTGAATGAAACCAATGGAACAGAAAAATACTACTTTTGGAAAGTGTTCCCTGAATTTGAGAGAGGTTATTCCAAAATAAATTTTCCTGATCCTTCTAATTCAATCTAATGTATCCTTACTAACTTCACAATATATATTAGTTTGCACAGCATAACTTACTGACTGGTTACACAAAAATATGTCAAGTCACACAAAAGCTTTTTGTGCTCCAAATTTGCTTctcaaatgaaatttttcatagGATATAAAGGTTCATagattaaaataatgaaataagaaaGCGTTCAGTTTTATTTCACAATTTCTATAATGTAACTTTATTATATTCATCTTAGAAAGAAACATTTATATACATAGATCTTGACGTGGTTCATTTCTCACAGCTAGATTCACATAATTATCGcatatttacattattttcatattgaaacaaatattttcCAGAAATATAGGAGGCTACATATTCGATATGAATAATTTCGACAGGAATTTGAACAATGATAGTCATCAGCTTTGATTGTCTTCAGCATAGCCAATAAATTGCAATGCTTTCATTCCACCTTCAATGTGGGGTGGACTGGGGTAATGTAATTTATCTTGCAAAAATAACTATCCAAACTAATCACTAGTAATCAAGTAATATTTATTCAGAATACTCTATAAAACGTGAGTACAACGAAAATTTCATTACTACTATAATAAATAACTAGCGAATGAAGTTGAAGTGGTAAAAAATGTCAATCAAAGGTGATGACTAGATTGTTCTTGGAACCattgtcaataaaaaaattagcataaaattcagtttaattcaataaaaatttcaaaataccctataaaacatgaaaaagtAAGTTTTTCTTAGacaatgaattatttcaaagcGATATTCCACCTGGCCTACACAACACAAGAGCTTAGAACTAATTTCAACAACTACCTATatacattttcattttccaATGAGACTTAATGAATGACATTACAGTCATATAACAATAAAACCGTTTTGAATGGCACATTTATCGATTCACAGTTATTCAAAAACTTATTAGTCTATGAAGAATAATTGCTAATGGATTAGAAAATCTACTCTATTTACAGGTTTTTAAGGATCAATTAGACtatcaatttctatattttacaaaatactAGCTCTAAAACATTACCGTAATGGTTATTGACAGAAAAAGAGgattaatattgtattaataacATCTCCATAACAGAAGGCCTACTTAACAAGTTAAATTCTTTCTGATGAACTACTGATTTTGCTATACATACCAATGAAGtatttgtatttgaaaaactaattATAGAGTTTGTGATT
Above is a window of Nilaparvata lugens isolate BPH chromosome 4, ASM1435652v1, whole genome shotgun sequence DNA encoding:
- the LOC111062761 gene encoding uncharacterized protein LOC111062761 isoform X3 yields the protein MGMHYHGMHNPNVTQISYYKEYHTIICIIIICTFGFLFVSSIVFAIGIQEQWPLLYIPWLMAYTMVTVLVLAQLVYLIVDNFLLPHILLGFQACINIFAIWIGCNFYEETREKVRAEKKRHMDQRQEVTRESVTRYSDY
- the LOC111062761 gene encoding uncharacterized protein LOC111062761 isoform X2, giving the protein MCGFFPKINKRLICDHSLREMSVCAAAFTTVFSLVGMGMHYHGMHNPNVTQISYYKEYHTIICIIIICTFGFLFVSSIVFAIGIQEQWPLLYIPWLMAYTMVTVLVLAQLVYLIVDNFLLPHILLGFQACINIFAIWIGCNFYEETREKVRAEKKRHMDQRQEVTRESVTRYSDY
- the LOC111062761 gene encoding uncharacterized protein LOC111062761 isoform X1 gives rise to the protein MCGFFPKINKRLICDHSLREMSVCAAAFTTVFSLVGMGMHYHGMHNPNVTQISYYKEYHTIICIIIICTFGFLFVSSIVFAIGIQEQWPLLYIPWLMAYTMVTVLVLAQLVYLIVDNFLLPHILLGFQACINIFAIWIGCNFYEETREKGTHQSINQAIVSTKHSPLCYHN